In Deltaproteobacteria bacterium HGW-Deltaproteobacteria-2, the following are encoded in one genomic region:
- a CDS encoding acyl-CoA dehydrogenase, with protein MSFNDFLLDADTLAVADEARLMVKDEIDPEYLRAMDRDEIKFPRKIYETYARHNLLGIRFPKKYGGRGLNWVAAVATMAEIGSIGTACGCAYVMPDIVGEGLIRFGTEEQKMKYLKPMLEGKLVAAEALTEPRGGSDFFGATSRAIDKGDHFLVTGQKRFVVGAEGADFFLVYVRTNMDPKASPYERISTLIIDRSPEVEVKYLYGLMGTRGGGTGKITFRNVKVPKENLLGSLNGGALVFNRMMIPERITSAAPCIGGMRAGLELAARYTDRRMAFGKKIRKFQLVSAMLARGITLMDASAGIVYQAALAADRDDPRVRRLASEAKRFVTDNSWEISNLVMQMMGGIGYTNVYPVERALRDARLCQIWTGTNQIMDLMIQHDYYDELLKQIGRYRQSELDAENAAAEEEKIYDDDDMWRVLEKENK; from the coding sequence ATGTCATTCAATGACTTTCTGCTGGATGCGGACACTCTCGCAGTTGCCGATGAGGCCCGTTTGATGGTTAAGGATGAAATCGATCCCGAATATCTTCGCGCTATGGACCGTGATGAAATAAAATTCCCCCGTAAAATTTATGAAACATACGCCCGCCATAATCTACTGGGAATTCGATTCCCGAAAAAATATGGAGGCCGGGGGCTAAACTGGGTGGCCGCAGTTGCAACTATGGCCGAAATCGGATCTATCGGTACCGCCTGCGGCTGCGCTTATGTCATGCCGGATATCGTCGGAGAAGGTCTTATCAGATTCGGCACAGAAGAACAGAAGATGAAATACCTCAAACCAATGCTTGAAGGAAAACTTGTGGCCGCAGAGGCGCTGACTGAACCTCGCGGCGGATCAGATTTCTTTGGTGCTACGAGCAGAGCGATTGATAAGGGAGATCATTTTCTGGTGACAGGTCAGAAGCGTTTTGTCGTAGGAGCCGAAGGAGCCGACTTTTTCCTCGTGTATGTCCGCACCAATATGGATCCCAAAGCAAGTCCATACGAACGAATCAGCACCCTCATCATCGACCGATCACCCGAGGTTGAGGTAAAATATCTATATGGTTTGATGGGAACCAGAGGTGGCGGCACAGGAAAAATTACTTTCCGCAATGTTAAAGTTCCGAAGGAAAATCTATTGGGTTCGCTCAATGGCGGAGCCTTGGTTTTCAATCGGATGATGATACCCGAACGTATCACCAGCGCCGCACCTTGTATTGGCGGTATGAGGGCCGGTCTTGAACTTGCAGCGCGTTACACAGACCGTCGCATGGCTTTCGGGAAAAAAATACGAAAGTTCCAACTCGTAAGCGCAATGCTCGCCCGGGGTATTACACTGATGGATGCCAGCGCGGGCATTGTGTATCAGGCTGCCCTCGCAGCCGACCGGGATGATCCCCGCGTCCGCCGATTAGCGAGTGAAGCCAAACGTTTCGTCACAGACAATTCCTGGGAAATATCCAACCTGGTTATGCAAATGATGGGAGGTATAGGCTACACCAACGTGTATCCAGTCGAACGGGCATTAAGAGATGCGCGATTATGCCAGATATGGACAGGAACCAATCAGATAATGGACCTCATGATTCAGCATGATTACTATGACGAACTGTTAAAGCAGATTGGAAGGTATCGTCAGAGTGAACTGGACGCGGAGAACGCCGCAGCCGAGGAAGAAAAGATCTATGACGATGACGATATGTGGCGTGTATTGGAGAAGGAGAACAAGTAA
- the rfaE2 gene encoding D-glycero-beta-D-manno-heptose 1-phosphate adenylyltransferase, which produces MYKILEREALRNKLEALRKKGKKIAFTNGCFDILHVGHVRYLREAKKTADVLVLALNSDSSVRSIKGEKRPLINEKERAEILAALEFINFVTIFEESTPLELIKYLKPDILIKGGDWPEEKVVGREEIKKWGGRVVIIPEVEGKSTTNIVEKIKQIYCSGNKVIDFN; this is translated from the coding sequence ATGTATAAAATTTTAGAAAGAGAAGCTCTCCGGAATAAACTGGAAGCCCTGCGTAAAAAAGGAAAGAAAATAGCTTTTACCAACGGATGTTTCGATATTTTACATGTCGGCCATGTACGTTATTTGCGCGAAGCTAAAAAAACCGCCGACGTACTGGTACTCGCTCTCAACAGCGACTCCTCCGTGCGCTCGATCAAGGGAGAAAAAAGACCCTTAATTAATGAAAAAGAAAGGGCCGAAATTCTCGCCGCTCTTGAATTTATCAATTTTGTAACTATATTTGAAGAGTCAACACCATTGGAATTGATCAAATACCTAAAACCGGATATTCTGATAAAGGGAGGAGATTGGCCGGAAGAAAAAGTTGTCGGTCGGGAAGAAATAAAAAAATGGGGAGGCAGGGTAGTCATAATTCCCGAAGTAGAGGGGAAATCCACAACCAATATCGTGGAAAAAATTAAACAAATTTATTGTTCCGGCAATAAAGTTATTGATTTTAATTGA
- a CDS encoding GNAT family N-acetyltransferase, protein MDIKIRLETKEDYLKVEELTREAFWNLYTPGCDEHYLCHILRDHKDFIQELDYVAEIDGNVIASIMYTDSYLLSDDQEKVKIVSFGPFCVHPDYQRKGIGTSLIEKTKLLVEKRNIPAIVICGDPHNYCKHEFKNGIDYQVSNMDGEYPLGLLVLELQPGFFGNKKWKAKQSDVFIFEHEKAIEFDKKFKEKERKFQYSQEIFKIQIRSFLQKNQLTTAST, encoded by the coding sequence ATGGATATTAAGATTCGTTTAGAAACCAAAGAAGATTACTTAAAAGTCGAAGAACTAACACGAGAAGCATTCTGGAATTTATATACTCCAGGATGTGATGAACATTATTTATGTCATATATTGAGAGATCACAAAGACTTTATTCAAGAACTTGATTATGTTGCAGAAATAGATGGAAATGTAATAGCTTCAATTATGTATACCGATTCGTACCTTTTAAGTGATGATCAGGAAAAGGTAAAAATTGTATCATTTGGTCCTTTCTGTGTTCATCCTGACTATCAGAGGAAAGGAATAGGTACATCATTAATTGAAAAAACAAAATTATTGGTAGAAAAAAGAAATATTCCAGCAATTGTAATTTGCGGAGATCCTCACAATTACTGCAAACATGAGTTTAAGAATGGAATTGACTACCAAGTAAGTAATATGGATGGAGAGTATCCTTTAGGATTACTTGTTCTAGAGCTTCAGCCTGGTTTTTTTGGTAATAAAAAATGGAAGGCAAAACAAAGTGATGTATTTATTTTTGAGCATGAGAAAGCCATAGAGTTTGACAAGAAGTTTAAGGAAAAAGAAAGGAAATTTCAGTATAGTCAAGAGATATTTAAAATACAGATTAGGTCTTTCTTGCAAAAGAATCAGCTAACAACTGCTTCAACCTGA
- the dksA gene encoding RNA polymerase-binding protein DksA — METYRALLTQKINELLSEAGKTVSEMTNGKENYPDPNDRASLESDRNFELRIRDRERKLIMKMQEAIKRIDDGIFGICEVCGGPISDKRLMARPVTTLCIDCKTKQEKLEKLKGE, encoded by the coding sequence ATGGAAACATACAGAGCTTTGCTTACTCAAAAAATAAATGAGTTGCTCAGCGAAGCAGGAAAAACGGTTTCCGAAATGACCAATGGCAAGGAAAACTATCCTGATCCTAACGACAGAGCGTCTCTGGAATCCGACAGAAATTTTGAATTACGCATCCGCGACAGGGAACGCAAGCTGATTATGAAAATGCAGGAAGCTATCAAAAGGATCGATGATGGCATTTTTGGTATTTGTGAAGTTTGCGGCGGACCAATCTCCGACAAAAGATTGATGGCCAGACCTGTTACTACTCTTTGCATCGATTGTAAAACCAAGCAGGAAAAACTGGAAAAACTAAAAGGTGAATAA
- a CDS encoding competence protein ComF, translating to MIFGEVLNDLSKVIFPPQCPGCSEILYPFDRQMFCSLCNDKINFIKGGICSICGTTFPDSPAENHLCGDCLEKRPYFSYARAVFSYENIILNAIHQFKYKRNISIGEMMSSFMADFSFPDIDFTDYSLIIPVPLHIKRLRERGFNQSLILARAIGKKQQIPVNFSLLKRHKFTETQTGMHKDERKQNIKKAFEVSNKEKIAGKDIILVDDVYTTGATVNECAKTLIKAGARKVSVLTLARVFQN from the coding sequence ATGATCTTCGGCGAAGTTTTAAATGATTTAAGTAAAGTTATTTTCCCTCCCCAGTGTCCGGGCTGTTCTGAAATTTTGTATCCGTTTGACCGTCAAATGTTTTGCTCCCTTTGCAATGACAAGATTAATTTTATAAAAGGCGGCATCTGCTCCATTTGCGGTACAACTTTTCCCGATAGTCCGGCTGAGAATCATTTATGCGGAGATTGTCTGGAGAAGAGACCTTATTTTTCTTATGCCCGCGCCGTATTCAGTTACGAAAACATTATACTGAACGCTATTCACCAATTTAAATACAAACGCAATATATCCATCGGAGAAATGATGTCTTCTTTTATGGCCGACTTTTCCTTTCCTGATATCGATTTCACTGATTACTCTTTGATTATACCCGTGCCCCTGCACATTAAAAGACTCCGCGAACGTGGTTTTAATCAATCTCTGATTCTGGCCCGCGCCATAGGGAAAAAACAGCAAATTCCTGTTAATTTTTCCTTGCTGAAAAGGCACAAATTTACTGAAACACAAACCGGTATGCACAAAGACGAAAGAAAGCAAAATATCAAGAAGGCTTTCGAAGTAAGTAACAAGGAGAAAATCGCCGGCAAAGATATCATCCTTGTTGACGATGTCTACACCACCGGCGCAACGGTTAATGAATGCGCAAAAACGTTAATTAAGGCTGGAGCTCGAAAAGTTTCCGTTTTAACACTGGCCAGAGTCTTCCAAAATTAA
- a CDS encoding cytosolic protein, whose protein sequence is MECKKEKNLDKCNCTYEPCSRKGVCCDCLTYHRKNRELPACFFSKDAEKTYDRSFQHFAELVSKHKI, encoded by the coding sequence ATGGAATGCAAAAAAGAGAAGAATCTTGATAAATGTAACTGCACATATGAACCTTGCAGCAGAAAAGGCGTATGCTGCGACTGCCTTACGTATCATCGTAAGAACAGGGAACTGCCCGCGTGCTTTTTTTCGAAAGACGCGGAAAAAACATATGACAGATCATTCCAACATTTTGCGGAATTAGTATCAAAACATAAGATATAG
- a CDS encoding 2-hydroxyacyl-CoA dehydratase: MKGLMKTESGRRLTQILTDDYMNLHGKASGGAFVVWVAIIVPIELFKGFDNVVFAVPESHAALSAAKGVGMLQCEKAEHSGYSMDICSYARIDIGTAMSGGKDSPTFGLPRPNLLVSDNNNCSLLVKWFDVYHREWGVPHFILDVPFCYEMQKETDLKYIVAQFKDLIRTIEELSGQKFNIDRVKEALRNSSEAARHYKRFIDCAVHRPSGITAFDSFVQMAPLLTSRGRPEVVEHFRMLADETEERIKNGQFPVPNEKYRLLWDSIAPWHQLRKMSTRLSDLDANIVAASYTSCVGSIEGSYEFLQEYKDGDPLESLARVQNFSVCPYGMELRFKAMSWAARHYSIDGFVFASNRSCKVYSVMQMDLQKWITEELGIPSIMIDVDHADVRKYNEESAFLRIEALLESIDAGRTHAKT; the protein is encoded by the coding sequence ATGAAGGGATTAATGAAGACCGAATCAGGCAGGCGGCTTACACAGATCCTAACCGATGACTATATGAACCTTCATGGCAAAGCCAGCGGGGGAGCCTTTGTTGTCTGGGTAGCCATAATCGTGCCGATCGAGTTATTCAAAGGATTCGACAATGTCGTGTTTGCCGTGCCGGAAAGCCACGCAGCCCTTAGCGCAGCAAAAGGCGTCGGCATGCTTCAGTGTGAAAAGGCAGAGCACAGCGGCTACTCGATGGACATCTGCTCCTACGCCAGGATCGACATCGGAACCGCCATGAGCGGCGGCAAAGATTCGCCGACTTTCGGATTACCACGGCCAAACCTTCTTGTCTCGGATAACAACAATTGTTCTCTCCTGGTCAAGTGGTTTGACGTGTATCATCGGGAATGGGGCGTTCCTCATTTTATCCTCGACGTTCCTTTTTGCTATGAAATGCAGAAGGAAACAGACCTCAAGTATATCGTAGCACAGTTTAAAGACCTGATTAGAACCATCGAAGAGCTGAGCGGACAAAAGTTCAATATCGACCGGGTTAAGGAAGCTCTGCGAAACAGCAGCGAGGCAGCAAGGCATTACAAACGTTTCATAGATTGTGCAGTACATCGGCCATCCGGAATAACAGCTTTCGATTCCTTTGTCCAGATGGCTCCTCTTTTGACTTCACGGGGTCGTCCGGAGGTTGTCGAGCACTTCAGGATGCTCGCCGATGAAACCGAAGAAAGAATTAAAAACGGTCAGTTCCCTGTGCCCAACGAGAAGTATCGCCTCTTATGGGACAGCATAGCTCCCTGGCACCAACTGCGGAAGATGTCGACAAGATTGTCCGATCTAGACGCCAATATCGTTGCGGCAAGCTATACATCATGTGTGGGAAGTATCGAGGGCTCCTATGAATTTCTCCAGGAATACAAGGACGGCGATCCTCTGGAGTCGCTTGCCCGTGTACAAAATTTTTCGGTGTGCCCCTACGGGATGGAGTTACGGTTCAAAGCGATGTCCTGGGCGGCTCGACACTACTCAATAGATGGATTTGTGTTTGCCAGCAACAGAAGCTGCAAGGTATATTCCGTTATGCAGATGGACCTCCAGAAGTGGATAACCGAAGAACTGGGAATTCCCTCGATAATGATCGACGTGGACCACGCGGATGTCAGAAAGTACAACGAGGAGAGCGCTTTCCTGAGAATTGAGGCTTTGCTGGAAAGTATTGACGCAGGCCGGACACACGCGAAAACCTAA
- a CDS encoding cupin domain-containing protein — MKEEIKKQNLKNEFYTAEKCFITELSNTPDDPDVSIARARVEPGVTTSWHRLKGITERYVIISGRGRVEIGEHPPQEVTDGDIVFIPPMCRQRITNIGKKDLVFLAICSPRFTQDVYEDIEDQ; from the coding sequence ATGAAGGAAGAAATTAAAAAACAAAATCTAAAAAATGAATTTTATACTGCAGAGAAATGCTTCATTACTGAATTATCCAACACACCGGATGATCCGGACGTGTCCATTGCGCGGGCGAGGGTAGAGCCCGGAGTAACAACCAGCTGGCACCGTCTTAAAGGAATTACCGAACGTTATGTTATTATCAGCGGCAGAGGGCGTGTGGAAATTGGAGAACATCCGCCACAGGAAGTAACTGACGGCGACATCGTTTTTATTCCCCCGATGTGCCGTCAGCGCATTACTAATATAGGTAAAAAGGATCTAGTATTTCTTGCCATCTGCTCACCTCGTTTTACGCAGGATGTTTATGAAGATATCGAGGATCAATAG
- a CDS encoding primosomal protein N': MYANIALNIPSDKLFTYEVPADLQQGVKIGQRAFVPFGNKKRTGFIVGINQSCELKSIKSIAEILDDEPLFSASDLDFYQWIANYFMYPLGKTLAELIPSGSEKKDFFWIIPLTLETDIHLPPAQKKLMEFLHQYPQGIALNNINKISGLKNISSAARELQSVGLVQIEKRQSKQLSPLSEKIVTLVQDKIAETKLTDKQGKLIDFIQKTGAIPLNNLIEKSNISGAVVKALRDKGIINFTDKEKVRTASLDSAISNSNDAIILNDQQAQVMEKISRHLEKNVFAPVLLHGVTGSGKTEIYLKAIEKVLKDGGSAIYLVPEIALTPQLISRVAGRFDEQKIAVLHSGIAESVRYDQWRQIKRGRINLVIGTRSALFAPLQNLKLIIVDEEHDSSYKQDERLCYNARDMAILKAKMSCSVVIAGSATPSVHTYFNAQTKKYLYLELPRRVDDRPMPVVEIVDMKAQQEKSGKVPILSDALIEGIKETLAQKEQVLLFLNKRGFDTFLVCADCGYNFRCPNCAVSLKNHAAEGVVKCHYCDYTIKSLPLCPSCKSSRILSYGVGTQKLEKEIEKLFSDARIQRMDSDTTSQKGTQEKILHALEQRKIDVLIGTQMITKGHDFPFITLVGVISADTSMNMPDFRAAEKTFQLITQVAGRGGRGDSPAKVIIQTFNPQHYALQYAQNHDYKSFYEEEVDFRKALHYPPFGRIINLRLSSVKKDVLVEEAQRLGKLAKKLSARHGNTTEIIGPAESPLAKIRGRFRWQMLIKGTNINVLHQIAREIIQRHKNSNVKITADVDPENFM; this comes from the coding sequence ATGTATGCGAATATTGCTTTAAACATCCCATCAGATAAACTCTTCACTTATGAAGTGCCTGCGGATTTACAGCAGGGAGTCAAAATCGGCCAACGTGCCTTTGTCCCTTTCGGTAATAAAAAACGCACCGGTTTTATTGTCGGGATAAATCAATCCTGCGAGCTGAAAAGTATAAAATCCATTGCTGAGATACTCGATGATGAACCTCTTTTCAGCGCCAGCGATCTTGATTTTTACCAATGGATTGCCAATTATTTCATGTATCCGCTGGGCAAGACACTTGCCGAACTGATTCCTTCCGGGTCGGAAAAGAAAGATTTCTTTTGGATAATTCCTCTGACATTGGAAACGGATATCCACCTGCCACCAGCGCAGAAGAAACTGATGGAATTTTTACATCAGTATCCTCAAGGCATAGCTCTTAACAATATAAACAAAATCAGCGGCCTGAAAAATATTTCTTCTGCGGCTCGGGAATTACAATCGGTTGGACTTGTCCAAATAGAAAAAAGACAAAGTAAGCAACTTTCTCCTCTAAGCGAAAAAATTGTGACGCTCGTGCAAGATAAAATCGCTGAGACAAAATTAACCGATAAACAGGGAAAGCTAATTGATTTTATTCAAAAGACCGGAGCGATACCCCTCAATAATCTGATTGAAAAATCCAATATCTCCGGTGCTGTGGTCAAAGCATTGCGCGACAAAGGAATCATTAATTTTACTGATAAAGAAAAAGTGCGCACCGCATCGCTTGATTCTGCAATTAGCAATAGCAACGACGCTATCATTCTCAACGATCAACAAGCTCAGGTAATGGAAAAGATTTCGCGTCATCTGGAGAAAAACGTCTTTGCGCCGGTACTTCTTCACGGAGTCACGGGCAGCGGCAAAACGGAAATTTATCTAAAAGCCATCGAAAAAGTTCTGAAAGACGGCGGTTCCGCGATTTATCTTGTTCCGGAAATAGCTCTTACACCGCAACTAATATCGCGCGTTGCGGGAAGATTTGACGAACAAAAAATAGCGGTTCTTCACAGCGGAATCGCCGAATCCGTCCGCTACGATCAGTGGCGTCAAATCAAACGCGGTCGGATCAATCTGGTTATCGGCACCCGTTCCGCTCTTTTCGCTCCCCTGCAAAATTTAAAACTGATTATTGTTGATGAGGAACATGATTCATCCTATAAGCAAGATGAACGGCTCTGCTATAACGCCCGCGATATGGCGATTCTGAAAGCAAAGATGTCTTGTTCTGTTGTAATTGCAGGTTCGGCCACTCCCAGTGTGCACACCTATTTCAACGCGCAGACAAAGAAATACCTTTATCTGGAATTGCCCCGGCGCGTGGACGATAGACCAATGCCTGTAGTCGAAATAGTTGATATGAAAGCACAGCAGGAAAAATCGGGGAAAGTCCCCATTCTTTCCGACGCCCTGATTGAAGGGATAAAGGAAACGCTTGCTCAAAAAGAACAGGTTTTGCTTTTTCTCAACAAACGTGGATTTGATACGTTTTTAGTTTGCGCCGATTGCGGTTATAATTTTCGATGTCCCAATTGCGCTGTTTCCTTGAAAAATCACGCGGCGGAAGGCGTGGTCAAATGTCACTATTGCGACTACACAATAAAATCTCTGCCTCTCTGCCCATCATGCAAAAGCAGCCGTATTTTAAGTTACGGAGTCGGCACACAAAAACTTGAAAAAGAAATAGAAAAACTTTTTTCTGACGCCCGCATTCAAAGAATGGATTCCGACACCACTTCCCAAAAAGGAACTCAGGAAAAAATTCTTCATGCACTGGAGCAAAGAAAAATTGATGTTCTAATCGGCACGCAGATGATTACCAAAGGCCATGACTTCCCTTTTATTACGCTGGTCGGCGTAATTTCCGCTGACACCTCGATGAATATGCCCGATTTTCGTGCCGCAGAAAAAACCTTTCAATTGATAACTCAGGTTGCCGGACGCGGTGGACGCGGCGATTCTCCGGCTAAAGTAATAATCCAGACCTTCAATCCCCAGCATTATGCATTGCAATACGCGCAAAATCACGATTACAAATCTTTTTATGAAGAAGAAGTTGATTTTCGCAAAGCTTTGCACTATCCGCCGTTTGGCCGGATAATCAATTTACGTTTATCTTCCGTAAAGAAAGACGTTTTAGTTGAAGAAGCACAACGTCTAGGCAAATTGGCTAAAAAACTGAGCGCGCGTCATGGAAATACCACGGAAATTATCGGCCCGGCGGAATCACCGCTGGCCAAAATCAGAGGTCGCTTCCGCTGGCAGATGCTGATCAAAGGCACGAACATAAATGTGCTGCATCAAATCGCGCGAGAGATTATCCAAAGACACAAAAACAGTAACGTAAAGATTACCGCGGATGTTGATCCGGAAAACTTCATGTAG
- a CDS encoding enoyl-CoA hydratase (Catalyzes the reversible hydration of unsaturated fatty acyl-CoA to beta-hydroxyacyl-CoA), translating to MTINVKTEEHIMLIEIDRPKKYNAMTREMYTQMARAYYKLDQDDDLRVGVVYANGPHFTSGLELTDWSDAFSNGVGFPLGGKDEIDPFYMMDEKRCRKPIIYAVQGYCFTWGVEVMLNADIRVAASDTRFAMLEVRRGFFPCGGATFRLPRDMGWSNAMRYLLTGDQWTADDAYRMGLIQYVTEPGKQLEKAMELAKKVASAAPLGVRSILQNSRLAEKQGEEAAKKIIYQTVSEVMKSDDMKEGLQSFIERRTAVFKGK from the coding sequence ATGACTATTAATGTAAAAACCGAAGAGCATATTATGCTCATTGAAATTGACCGGCCTAAAAAATACAACGCCATGACGCGTGAAATGTATACGCAGATGGCGCGCGCTTATTACAAACTGGATCAGGACGACGATTTGCGTGTTGGAGTTGTTTATGCCAATGGCCCGCATTTTACTTCCGGACTGGAGTTAACCGACTGGTCGGATGCTTTCAGTAATGGAGTGGGTTTTCCTCTGGGCGGTAAAGACGAAATTGATCCTTTTTACATGATGGATGAGAAACGATGTCGAAAACCGATTATTTATGCGGTACAGGGATATTGCTTCACATGGGGTGTGGAAGTAATGCTCAACGCGGATATCCGCGTGGCGGCATCGGACACGCGTTTTGCCATGCTGGAAGTGCGCCGCGGATTTTTCCCGTGTGGAGGAGCAACTTTCAGATTGCCCCGAGATATGGGGTGGTCCAATGCGATGCGCTATCTTTTGACCGGGGATCAATGGACAGCAGACGATGCTTATCGTATGGGTTTGATACAGTATGTCACCGAACCGGGAAAACAACTGGAAAAAGCAATGGAACTGGCAAAGAAAGTGGCCAGCGCCGCTCCTCTGGGTGTGCGCAGTATTTTACAGAACAGTCGTCTGGCTGAAAAACAGGGCGAAGAAGCAGCAAAGAAAATTATTTATCAAACAGTGTCTGAAGTTATGAAAAGCGATGATATGAAAGAAGGCCTCCAATCTTTCATTGAAAGACGCACTGCGGTATTCAAAGGCAAATAA
- a CDS encoding TetR/AcrR family transcriptional regulator, whose product MAKTVSLNELKEQEREARRDFIISAAERVFAKKAFNTVTIRDIAKEAGISHALIYRYFPDQQSLFVEACIRRGAEIVEFVNQLIDDDSNIKIEKVMERFIQFLAENDQYFRMMTHFVLDGSLNAEMLQRLNTAERVLLAQFDRIFAKTNDEKSTRMLSHALFAAMNGIIITFRSFPGRSREEALNHMLALGKIIAEKFKQ is encoded by the coding sequence ATGGCAAAAACAGTTTCATTAAATGAACTTAAAGAGCAGGAGCGGGAAGCCAGGCGTGATTTTATTATCAGCGCGGCGGAACGGGTCTTTGCGAAAAAAGCCTTTAACACGGTGACCATTCGGGATATCGCGAAAGAAGCCGGAATTTCTCACGCTCTCATCTATCGTTACTTTCCTGATCAGCAGTCGTTGTTTGTGGAAGCATGTATAAGACGCGGTGCCGAGATTGTGGAATTTGTCAATCAGTTAATCGATGACGATAGCAATATCAAGATCGAAAAAGTCATGGAGAGATTCATTCAGTTTCTGGCAGAGAATGATCAATATTTCAGGATGATGACGCATTTCGTGCTGGACGGCTCCCTGAATGCGGAAATGCTCCAACGCCTGAACACTGCCGAGAGAGTGTTGCTTGCTCAATTCGATAGAATTTTCGCAAAGACGAATGATGAAAAGAGTACCCGAATGCTTTCTCATGCTTTATTTGCTGCCATGAACGGGATTATCATAACTTTCCGGAGCTTCCCGGGAAGGAGCAGGGAAGAGGCTCTAAATCATATGCTGGCGTTGGGGAAAATCATTGCTGAAAAATTCAAACAATAA
- the rsfS gene encoding ribosome silencing factor: MCINATLQKKAKEIVVLNLKEISAFTDYMIICSGTSEREVQAIAQAIQQFLKKAGIRPMGIEGETNGQWILLDYDDVVISVFYEPAREFYNIENLWDAPRMNIDENKKEIKRLNKELA, translated from the coding sequence TTGTGTATCAATGCAACCCTGCAGAAAAAAGCGAAAGAAATAGTTGTTTTAAATTTAAAAGAAATTTCTGCTTTTACAGATTACATGATTATCTGCAGTGGAACATCGGAAAGAGAAGTTCAGGCAATCGCTCAAGCTATTCAACAATTCTTAAAGAAAGCGGGAATCAGGCCTATGGGTATCGAAGGCGAAACCAACGGTCAATGGATTCTGCTTGATTACGATGATGTCGTAATTTCCGTTTTTTATGAACCTGCCCGGGAATTTTACAACATAGAAAATCTGTGGGATGCGCCCCGGATGAATATTGATGAAAATAAGAAGGAAATAAAAAGATTAAACAAGGAACTGGCATGA